The Pseudomonas protegens genome contains the following window.
CGGGCGCATCGCGCTGTTCTGGGAGGGCCGCGACGGCAGTAGCGCCAGCTATACCTTCACCGAGTTGCAGGACAAGGCCGGGCGCCTGGCCAACTTCTTCCTGGCCCAGGGGGTTGGCAAGGGCGACAAGGTCGCCGGGCTGCTACCGCGCAACGTTGAACTCTTGATCACGGTGCTGGCCACCTGGCGCATCGGCGCGGTGTACCAGCCGCTGTTCACCGCCTTTGGCCCCAAGGCCATCGAGCACCGCCTCAACAGTTCAAAAGCCAAGCTGGTGATCTGCGACGCGGTGAACCGGCCGAAGCTGGCGGAAGTCGCCGAGTGCCCGACCGTCGTTACGGTCGCAGGCGCCAAGGGCCAGGGCATCGTGCGCGGTGACTTCAGTTTCTGGGCCGAGCTGGAGCAGTACCCGGCCCAGTGCGAGCCGGTGCTGTTGACCGGCGAAGACCCATTCCTGCTGATGTTCACCTCGGGCACCACCGGCCCCTCGAAAGCCCTGGAAGTCCCGCTCAAGGCGATTGTCGCGTTCCAGGCCTACACCCGCGACGCCGTGGACCTGCGCCCGGAAGATGCCTTCTGGAACGTCGCCGACCCGGGCTGGGCCTATGGCATCTATTTCGGCGTCACCGGGCCGCTGGGCCTGGGCCACCCGATCACCTTCTACGATGGCCCCTTCACCCTGGAAAGCACCTGCCGGGTGATCAACAAGTACGGCATCACCAACCTCACCGGCTCGCCCACGGCCTACCGCCTGCTGATCGCCGGTGGCGACCAGTTCGCCCGGTCGATCAAGGGCCGCCTGCGCATTGTCAGCAGCGCCGGCGAGCCGCTGAACCCGGAAGTGATCCGCTGGTTCGCCGAGCAACTGGATGTGGTGATCCACGACCATTACGGCCAGACCGAGCTGGGCATGGTGCTGTGCAACCACCACGGCCTGGAGCATCCGGTGCATGTCGGCGCCGCCGGTTTCGCCTCGCCGGGCCAC
Protein-coding sequences here:
- a CDS encoding AMP-binding protein, which codes for MRNYLSAIKDFNYQHCVDAALAGSLSALNACVECCDRHALPGRIALFWEGRDGSSASYTFTELQDKAGRLANFFLAQGVGKGDKVAGLLPRNVELLITVLATWRIGAVYQPLFTAFGPKAIEHRLNSSKAKLVICDAVNRPKLAEVAECPTVVTVAGAKGQGIVRGDFSFWAELEQYPAQCEPVLLTGEDPFLLMFTSGTTGPSKALEVPLKAIVAFQAYTRDAVDLRPEDAFWNVADPGWAYGIYFGVTGPLGLGHPITFYDGPFTLESTCRVINKYGITNLTGSPTAYRLLIAGGDQFARSIKGRLRIVSSAGEPLNPEVIRWFAEQLDVVIHDHYGQTELGMVLCNHHGLEHPVHVGAAGFASPGHRIVVLDEEYRELGVGQPGILAIDRRQSPMCWFAGYAGVPTKAFVGDYYLSGDTVELNQDGSISFVGRSDDVITTSGYRVGPFDVESALIEHPAVVEAAVVGKPDPERTELVKAFVVLSEQYRATAELAEELRQHVRKRLAAHSYPREIEFVSDLPKTPSGKLQRFILRNQEIAKAQEAAASTATA